The Arenibacter algicola region TTTGTCATTTGGGTAAACCCTGTTCTCCACATCAACCCCTTTATAGGTGTATTTAAAGATAGGCAGGCCGTTCTCTTTATTTATGGTATAGCCTCCGGATTTAAATTCGGGAGCGCTTCCCGTTTTTGGAAACGGACTTTGCAAATCGTTAAGAGCGGATAAGGGTTGGTTTAAAAAGGTCCATAGAACTGAACCATTTGGCCTAAAAGAACCGTTGCCCCTACTGTGCCACATGGGGGTGGCATCAACAAAGTTACCGCGCCACATGCCAACTAGATTTTCGGATCCCATGTCATATACGAAGTTTATGCCTTCAGGTGTTCCAACACCTATAGTGTGGGACAAGCGCTCCTGATTGCCTTCAAAACTTACAAAGCCCCTTAGCATCCGTGGTGTGGCCTCGGTATTGACCAGAATGGGAGAAACTGAATTTATTTTTTGGGGGTAGGAATCGTATGTGTTGAAGATCTTTGGATTGGTATTTTTCGTTGCAATTGAAAGTCCCAACCTTGGAGCTCTCCAACCCGCATCTTTTATATTGGTCAATGTAAAAATATGGTCTCCCTCAAGAAGGGATACGGTTTTTTCCAAATTCTCTTCGGAGTCGGATGAATTATTGGTAGCAATGTTTTTTCCGTCAATAGTAAAATGGATACCTCCTGTGTACCCTATGGAAAAGACGTAATCGTCCGCTTTGGGAACATTAATTTTTCCTTTATATACAATACCATAATGATCTTCTTCATTTATGACCGTGATGTCTATAAGTTTCGCTGATTTCTCTTGGGTACTATTTGCGGTTTCCAATTCTTCCAGGCCTTTAAAATTACCCTTATAAGTACTATAAGATAAATTGGAAAGGGTAACATTGGATTCTTCTAAAAGTTGATACTTTATATTTCTAAAAGCCATTGGGCCATGATCTCCTTGTATCATCAGTGGACCCATAGCGGTTTCTTCTGTGGAAATTGGCCCCCCGGTAGGTAAGGGCACTTCCACATTACTATGAATTAAAACGTTGTTCAATAGTACGGAAACGAATTTTGCATTGGCAATTTTTTCCCCCTTATCATTGAATTTGGGTGCTTCAAAATGTATTTTGAGCTTTTGCCATAAACCAGGGGCTTTGGCCGGATTGCTCAATGGGGTTATGCCTAGAAATTTCTTTGAAGGTTCCTCTTCCCAAT contains the following coding sequences:
- a CDS encoding 3-keto-disaccharide hydrolase; its protein translation is MKIKISILLLFSGFSLLAQEQLFLENLNGFKDPSSNWKIVGDVIADRNIRVHTHQDPEPEPLSKKEKRKQKKVKEAIHPIHIEPGTGVLFNDYSFTQKDHLLSQWEHGDIKLEMEILIPNGSNSGIYLQGRYELQIKDSWGVMNPTSYDFGGIHRNWEEEPSKKFLGITPLSNPAKAPGLWQKLKIHFEAPKFNDKGEKIANAKFVSVLLNNVLIHSNVEVPLPTGGPISTEETAMGPLMIQGDHGPMAFRNIKYQLLEESNVTLSNLSYSTYKGNFKGLEELETANSTQEKSAKLIDITVINEEDHYGIVYKGKINVPKADDYVFSIGYTGGIHFTIDGKNIATNNSSDSEENLEKTVSLLEGDHIFTLTNIKDAGWRAPRLGLSIATKNTNPKIFNTYDSYPQKINSVSPILVNTEATPRMLRGFVSFEGNQERLSHTIGVGTPEGINFVYDMGSENLVGMWRGNFVDATPMWHSRGNGSFRPNGSVLWTFLNQPLSALNDLQSPFPKTGSAPEFKSGGYTINKENGLPIFKYTYKGVDVENRVYPNDKNTHIINEVHFSKTGESNWYYKIASGKAKQLADGSFDVNDHQFYVNVLSGQEPMIREVNDETELIIPVDGSTIKYEIIW